TCTATGAAGTGAAAGACTGGGAAGAAATAAAAAAAGTTGCTCACAAGTTCAAACCGACACTCTCTTATATGGGTATCAAGGAGCTTGAAGGGGTTGTGCCACAGATAGAAAAACTTGCTCTTGAGAGCGATCCCGAAAGGAAAATTCCGGGACTTCTCGACACGCTTGAATTCTACTCAAACGAAGCCCTGAAAGAAATCAAAGAAAACCGGGCCGGAAAATAACTCACAAAAAATTAAAGAAACAGGAAAAGTAATTATGGATATTTTGGTTGCCGATGATCTTCTTGAAACAAGATTGCTTCTGAAATCGATACTTAAAAAACTTGGTCACAATGTTACCACCACTGAAGACGGAGAGGAGGCGTGGGAGGCACTTCAAAATTCAAACATTGCGATGGTAATAAGTGACTGGGAGATGCCCAATCTAACAGGTATAGAGCTCTGCAAGAAAATCCGGGAAACCGATCTGGGCAGATATATCTATCTTATTCTGCTTACGGCAAAAAATGAAAAAAATGAACTGGTAGAGGGAATGGAAGCCGGTGCCGACGATTTTATTACCAAGCCCTTCAATAATCAGGAACTGAATGTAAGGATAAGAGCGGGCGAGAGAATTATCAGGTTGCAGGAAGACCTTGAAGAGAAAAATTTTAAGTTGCAAAAGTACAATGAGCGGCTGGAAAAGGATCTTAAGGCTGCTGCCGACCTGCAGAAAAGCCTCCTGCCGATGCACCACCTCGAAATCCATGATCTTTCGTTTGATTCAATTTTCCTTCCTTCACTTTTTGTTGCAGGCGATATTTTTAATTATTTTGAGCTCGATGAAGAGAATGTAGGGTTCTACCTCCTCGATGTTTCTGGTCACGGAGTCTCTTCTGCGATGCTTTCATTCACTTTGAGTAAATTCTTAAGTGTGGATCAGGGCGACACAAGAGGATTGTTGAAAACATACTCGACCGAAACCATGAGCTTTACGAACACACCACCGGAAGTAGTGCTTACCGAACTCAACAAACTCTTTGAAATGGGACTCGAGGTAATGCAGTATTTCACAATGGTTTACGGAAAGTATAACAGATCAACGCAGGAGCTTGAGATCAGTCTGGGAGGACATCCTCCTGTGATCATAGTTCACAAAGATAAGACACCCACAGTAATCGAATTGAACAGCATACCGATAGGGATGTTTGACAATTCCGACTACGAAAAGGCGTCTGTAAAATTATCCAAGGGTGATGTGGTCTATATCTATTCTGACGGATTTTCGGAATGTTTTGATATCGGGGACGGAAAAGTAACGGGTATTATGGCTGACTGGCTTGAGGAACACAAACATCTCGGGAAAGAGGATCTCAACGCTACACTTAGTGAGAAAATGAAGAAATATTACGACAACAATCCAGATGCGGATGACATCTCCCTTATGAAAATAACGGTAAACTGATTCGAATACTCGAATCAGTTTACCTGATACAATTAATTAGTCACCTTCGTCATAGTTCAAAACGGGACGCAACCACCTTTCGATCTCGTCGAGGCTCATGCCTTTTCTACGGTGGTAGTCGATCACCTGATCTTTGTTCAGTTTGCCCGTAGTGAAGTATTTCGATTCGGGATGTGAGAAGTAAATTCCGCAGACCGCCGCTGTGGGATACATAGCCAGATTTTCAGTAAGGGTTATACCTGTTCTCTCAGTAACATTCATCAGATCAAATAGAGTGATTTTTTCTGAATGATCAGGGCAGGCAGGGTAACCGGGAGCGGGTCGAATCCCGATATATTTCTCGCTTATAAGGTCTTCATTCGTCAGATTTTCCTCGGCCATATATCCCCAAAGTCTGGTTCTCACCTCTTTGTGGAGATATTCAGCGAAAGCTTCCGCAAGTCTGTCTGCAAGGGCCTTCACCATGATAGCCGAATAATCATCATTTTCAGATTCATACTTCTTCACAAGTTCATCAACTCCAATTCCTGTTGTAACCGCAAAGAGGCCGATGTAATCTTTCTTTCCTGTCTCCTTTGGAGCGATGTAGTCAGCGAGGCAATGGTTTGGCAGTCCGCTTGCCTTTATTGCTTGTTGCCTGATGAAATGAAATTCCGTAAGGACTCCATGTCGTTCATCGTCTGTATATACCTCAACATCATCCTGATGCACGGAATTTGCCGGGTAAATTCCTA
The nucleotide sequence above comes from Ignavibacteria bacterium. Encoded proteins:
- a CDS encoding SpoIIE family protein phosphatase, whose translation is MDILVADDLLETRLLLKSILKKLGHNVTTTEDGEEAWEALQNSNIAMVISDWEMPNLTGIELCKKIRETDLGRYIYLILLTAKNEKNELVEGMEAGADDFITKPFNNQELNVRIRAGERIIRLQEDLEEKNFKLQKYNERLEKDLKAAADLQKSLLPMHHLEIHDLSFDSIFLPSLFVAGDIFNYFELDEENVGFYLLDVSGHGVSSAMLSFTLSKFLSVDQGDTRGLLKTYSTETMSFTNTPPEVVLTELNKLFEMGLEVMQYFTMVYGKYNRSTQELEISLGGHPPVIIVHKDKTPTVIELNSIPIGMFDNSDYEKASVKLSKGDVVYIYSDGFSECFDIGDGKVTGIMADWLEEHKHLGKEDLNATLSEKMKKYYDNNPDADDISLMKITVN